From Mesorhizobium sp. Pch-S:
CGGGTGTGGAAGAGCGGCAACGCTTGAAGCTTACCGGTACTAATAGTTCGATCGGCTTGATCGTTCTCATTCCTTATGTCCATCTGACGAAGTCAGATGATCTTTTGCCCTCGCGGCAGTCGGCTTCGCCGACGCCTCCGGGCAGGGCCTCGCAAAGGCTCGGACGCGCAGTCGCGCTTGCGGACTGTCGCCCGACGCGAGGTTGGCACAAAACACAGCTTCTCGATTACGTGCGTTTTGCCGACCTGGTGGTTATGGCGGAGCGGCTGCACCCGATCCCATTCCGAACTCGGCCGTGAAACGCTCCAGCGCCAATGGTACTTCGTCTCAAGACGCGGGAGAGTAGGTCGCTGCCAGGTCTGCTAAACGCACGTAGAACTTCTCTTTTGATCAAAACAGCTGCACCATGTGTAGCCTGTTTGCTGCAGAATACCTTTTCCAAGCTGAGATCAGTTATCTTGCGGGCTGTCGCGTTGCGGCGGCCGTTAATTTGTTCCGAACGGACAGCCGTTGCGGGGCGACCTGACGCTTCTGAAATCCTGCCGTCCTCCCCGTTTCTGTCAGCCGTGCGGCTCACCTTCGAAAACCGCCGAGCCGGCACGATTTTCGACGTTCCTTCGTCACGGATCACGATCGCGGACCTGCGGCAATTCGCAAAAAATTCTTTGGCAGTTCAGAGCCGGGTGATTTGCCCGCAGAAGACGGTTTCCGCGCCGCCAAGGCCGTCGTGCGGCTGTGCCAAAACGGCGCTGTTCCGTCTGGCCAGACCGTTTTCGGAAGGGACTGTTAACCATCGGTTCCTATGTCTCAGGGGACATTCAATTGGCGAGTCTCCGGTATGGCATCCATGCGTTTTTCTCGGGCAAATCTGACTGCAATAGCGCTCGGGGAGGATGAGCAGCACCGCCACGAGCCGGCGCAGTCGCACGCCATCGATTTTGCCGGTCGGATCACCAGCCGGGACAGCAATGCGCACAGTTATGTGAAACCTCAGAACGACGGCGCAGTGTTCCCCAATTTCGGCGGAGAGGGTGAGTTTGCGCGCCCGGAATGGCAGGACTACTTCTTCCTGGCACCGAATGTCCGCTTCACGCGCACACCCGATCGCGAGATCAAGAAAATCTCCGCTGAGGAAGAGGAGCAGGAGCCGCAGGCCGAGCAGCATGCTGGCGCCGTTGCGCAGGTTGCCGCTCCGGCGCCTGCCACGATCGCGAGACCGGCTTCGCCGCAACCCCAGGCGGCAATCCCTTCCGTACCGCAGGCGTCGCCCGTACGTGTCGCAATACAGGCTCCGGTGATCGCCGCACCTGTTGTCGCTCCGACGGCCGCTGCTCCGCAGCAGCCGGCGGCCCTGGCGCCGCGGCGCAACACGCGCTGGTCCTATATTTCGGATCATGCCTTCTTCGAGTTTGCTTCCGAATTCCAGCCGCAGCACGCGGCAGCCCCTGCCCCGGTGGCACCGGCCAAGGCGCCTGCCATCACGCCGCGCCAGGCCGAGCCGCTGCCGTTGGTGTCTCCGGATGTGACTTCCCTCTACAAGGTCATTGAGGTGTCGACCTCCATGCAGCTGACGCCGGTCGAAGCAACCAAGGCGGCGGTCGTGGCGGACGTTGCCGAAGTGGCTGTGCCGGTCGTTGAAACACCGGCAGCCGTGGCCGCCTCGGCGAACAGGCCCGTTGCAGCCAACGACGCCACGCCGGCTGCCTCCTCGCGCACCGTCGAGATCACCATGCCGGCGCCGCGCCAGTCGCTGCCCATGGTCGGCAAGGTGGTGCAGGTCGAGCCGGGCGAATACGAACTGCCGTCGGAAGACCTGCTGCAACTGCCGCCGGAAGGCCAGGGTTTCTACATGTCGCAGGAGCGGCTGGAGCAGAACGCCGACCTTCTTGAAAGCGTGCTGGAGGACTTCGGCGTCAAGGGCGAGATCATCCATGTCCGCCCCGGCCCTGTCGTCACCCTTTATGAATTCGAGCCGGCGCCCGGCGTTAAGTCCTCGCGCGTCATCGGCCTTGCCGACGATATCGCCCGCTCGATGTCGGCCATTTCGGCGCGCGTCGCTGTCATCCCGGGCCGCAACGTCATAGGCATCGAACTGCCGAACGAGACCCGCGAGACCGTGTATTTCCGCGAGCTGATCGAGTCGGACGGCTTCCAGAACACGGCCTGCAAGCTGGCGCTTTGCCTGGGCAAGACCATCGGTGGCGAACCTGTCATCGCCGAGCTTGCCAAGATGCCGCATCTGCTCGTCGCTGGCACCACCGGCTCGGGCAAATCGGTGGCGATCAACACCATGATCCTGTCGCTGCTCTATCGGCTGAAGCCGGAGGAATGCCGCCTCATCATGGTCGATCCAAAGATGCTGGAACTTTCGATCTATGACGGCATCCCGCACCTTCTGACGCCGGTCGTCACCGACCCCAAGAAGGCGGTCACTGCGCTCAAGTGGGCGGTGCGCGAGATGGAGGACCGCTATCGCAAGATGGCGCGGCTCGGCGTGCGCAACATTGACGGCTACAACCAGCGCGCGGCGATTGCCCGCGACAAGGGCGAGATCGTGGTGATGCAGGTTCAGACCGGCTTCGAAAAAGGCACCGGCGCACCGCTGTTCGAGGAACAGGAAATCGACCTCGCGCCGATGCCTTACATCGTCGTCATCGTCGACGAGATGGCGGACCTGATGATGGTCGCCGGCAAGGAGATCGAAGGCGCGATCCAGCGCCTCGCCCAGATGGCCCGCGCCGCCGGTATCCACCTGATCATGGCGACGCAACGTCCTTCGGTCGACGTCATTACCGGTACCATCAAGGCCAACTTCCCGACCCGTATCTCGTTCCAGGTCACCTCGAAGATCGACTCACGCACCATCCTTGGCGAACAGGGTGCCGAACAGCTTCTCGGCCAGGGCGACATGCTGCACATGGCCGGTGGCGGCCGCATTGCCCGCGTGCACGGTCCCTTCGTCTCCGACGCCGAGGTCGAGCATGTCGTCAATCACCTCAAATCCCAAGGGCGGCCCGAATATCTCGAGACGGTCACCGCCGACGAAGAGGAAGAACTGCCCGAGGTCGACGAGAGTCCGGTGTTCGACAAGAGCGGCATGGGCGCCGAGGACGGCGACAACCTCTATGACGAGGCGGTCAAGGTGGTGCTGCGCGACAAGAAGTGCTCGACCTCCTACATCCAGCGTCGGCTCGGCATCGGCTACAACCGTGCCGCCTCGATCGTCGAGCGCATGGAGAAGGAAGGCATCGTCGGCGAGCCCAACCATGTCGGCAAGCGCGAGATCATCCGCTAGCCACGCATCGGCGTTCCCATCGCAGCAAAAAATGCCGCCCCTCGCCGGGCGGCATTTTTTTTGAAAAGTGCTATCTGGCCCGCGCAAGACTGCGGTCTGGCGCTATCGGAAATGCCCGGCCGGCCGAACATCGCCGGCGGGCGCAGACTCGCCCCTGAAAACGGCGGATCGGAGATGTGACGGATGCGGATTGTCGTCGCCCGGCTGAACCATGAAACCAACACCTTCTCGCCGGTCGTGACGACGCTGGCCTCCTTCGATCCGCAATGGGATGAAGCGGCCCGCATTTTCGGCAAGGATTCCAACACCGCGCTCGGTGC
This genomic window contains:
- a CDS encoding DNA translocase FtsK, yielding MRFSRANLTAIALGEDEQHRHEPAQSHAIDFAGRITSRDSNAHSYVKPQNDGAVFPNFGGEGEFARPEWQDYFFLAPNVRFTRTPDREIKKISAEEEEQEPQAEQHAGAVAQVAAPAPATIARPASPQPQAAIPSVPQASPVRVAIQAPVIAAPVVAPTAAAPQQPAALAPRRNTRWSYISDHAFFEFASEFQPQHAAAPAPVAPAKAPAITPRQAEPLPLVSPDVTSLYKVIEVSTSMQLTPVEATKAAVVADVAEVAVPVVETPAAVAASANRPVAANDATPAASSRTVEITMPAPRQSLPMVGKVVQVEPGEYELPSEDLLQLPPEGQGFYMSQERLEQNADLLESVLEDFGVKGEIIHVRPGPVVTLYEFEPAPGVKSSRVIGLADDIARSMSAISARVAVIPGRNVIGIELPNETRETVYFRELIESDGFQNTACKLALCLGKTIGGEPVIAELAKMPHLLVAGTTGSGKSVAINTMILSLLYRLKPEECRLIMVDPKMLELSIYDGIPHLLTPVVTDPKKAVTALKWAVREMEDRYRKMARLGVRNIDGYNQRAAIARDKGEIVVMQVQTGFEKGTGAPLFEEQEIDLAPMPYIVVIVDEMADLMMVAGKEIEGAIQRLAQMARAAGIHLIMATQRPSVDVITGTIKANFPTRISFQVTSKIDSRTILGEQGAEQLLGQGDMLHMAGGGRIARVHGPFVSDAEVEHVVNHLKSQGRPEYLETVTADEEEELPEVDESPVFDKSGMGAEDGDNLYDEAVKVVLRDKKCSTSYIQRRLGIGYNRAASIVERMEKEGIVGEPNHVGKREIIR